The BD1-7 clade bacterium genomic interval AATTCCTTGAAAGTGTCGTACAGCGCGACTGAATTGTCGTACAGTGCTGGATCGTGATATTCCTCGCCCAATTGATGTTCTTCTGAGCCACGATGATGGTCAACAGCATAAACGACGCCGTTATTCAGGCGTGCAGCCACGCCCAAATAGATAGTGGATTTCCCACAATAGCTACCGACCTCAAGAATCGGGCCTTTTGCTGATGCTTTCTCGGCATAGTTATAGAGGGCTTCGGCTTCATCCGCAGCCAGAAAACCTTTGACGGCGTCGATATCGACGGGAAGTTCTACGCGCATTATGTCTTGCTCGATTGGGTTAAATGGCTGGCTATTATAAGAAGGTGAGGGGGCGCCCGCAACGAAGCTGGGCTTGAAGGATTGCATCGACGTGAAATCCAGCGATAATCAGAGGTTTGATCAACCGACAGCGATTCGATACTTTGCGCGTACTTTATACCGTTTTATATCTGCATTTACTTCCTTTAGCGTTGGTGCGACTGTATTGGCGTTCGCTGAAATCCATTGGTTATCGCCAGCGTATTTATGAGCGCTTTGGCCAAGTTCCCGCGCGTAAAGATGATTCGCCATTGCTGTGGGTGCATGCAGTATCTGTAGGCGAAACCATCGCAGCGACCCCCTTGATTCAACAATGGCAGGCTCAACATCCGGATTGGCGCATCTGCGTAACGACAACGACGCCCACCGGCTCGGATCGTGTGCGAGCGGCGTTTGGCGATAGTGTGCTGCATTACTATTTACCGTATGACGTTCCTTCGTTTATTCAGCGTTTTATCAAGCGCCTCAAACCGTCTGCCTTGGTTATTATGGAAACCGAGTTGTGGCCGAATCTATTGGCAATCTGTAGTGAACAGGGCATCCCTTCAATACTCGCCAATGGACGTATGTCTGAGCGTTCCATGCGGGGTTATCGCAAGCTTGGAAGCCTTACGCGGCCAATGTTTGAGCAATTACGGGTGATATCGGCTCAATCCACAGTTGATGCGTCGCGCTTCGTTGCATTGGGTACGCCTGATGCACACGTTGTAACGACAGGCAGCATTAAATTTGATGTGTCTATTAGCGACGAGGTGCTCGATCGACGGGATGCGCTGGCGCAGCAGTTGCACATAGCTGGGCGAAAAGTGTGTGTATTTGCGAGTACTCATCCGGGCGAGGATGAGCAATTGTTGCCGTTGATCCAGCAGTTGTATGCGACAGACAAACGATTTCTTGCTGTTATTGTTCCGCGTCACCCAGAACGGTTTGATGCGGTTGTAGGCTTGTGTCAACAGCAGGCGGTGCCAGCTATTCGAGTGACAGACAGCCGGCCGGTTTCTGCCAGCACTGCTGTTGTCGTTGGGGATACGATGGGCGATATGCTGGCCTTTTACGGATTGGCTGATGCAGCATTTATCGGCGGCAGCTTGATCGACCACGGCGGACATAATTTTTTGGAGGCAGCAGCGTGGGGAATTCCGATTTTCTCGGGTAAACACGTCTTTAATTTTCAGAGCGTTGCAGATGAGTTGGTAAAAGCCGAAGGCCTGACCCTGGTGCAGGATGTGAATGGGTTACAAACCTTATTAGGCAGTTGGCTAGTAGAGCCTCGCCCATGGAATAAGACGGGTGAGGCAGCCTTGCAGGTACTTGATGAAAACCGCGGTGCGTTAGACCGTTTGATGGCAATACTGGAATCTGCGTTGATTGATCAGCACGCTGTGGTAGAGGCGAAGTCATAGTGCATGGCTGGGTAGAGGTTGGAAGCGGAAGGCAGGAGTAGAGAGCAAAAGAGCAGGTAGATATCGGGGCTCTGAAATAGCTTCTCTGAAGGTAAAACAAAAAACCTCAAGTAGAAAAAAGGCCGATCTTATTAGATCGGCCTTTTTATTTTCGATGTATCACGAGTGCTTTAAGGCTTAGTAGGCAGCCATGCTGCCGGGGTTTCTGACGGCCTGCTTCTGCTGCTCAATCCATTGGTTAAGCGCCAGAATGTCTTGCGGTGTCAGTACGCCGGCTGATTGCTTGAGACGCAGCAGGTCGTTGATGTAATCGTAACGTGAATTACCGTAGTCACGTTGTGCTTGATAAAGTGTCCGTTGTGCATTCAGCACGTCAACAATATTCCGTGTTCCGTAGTTGTAGCCGGCTTGCGTCGCATCCAGAGCACTTTGCGCAGAAACAATCGACAGTTTACGCGCTGAAACCTGTTGGATAGAGGTCAGTACGTCGATATGCGATGAGCGGACTTGCTGAACGACTTGGCGTTGCTGTGAACCCATATTTTCGCGGGCCTGTTCAAATCGGAAGTTAGCTTGGCGCGCGCGTGAATCCAGCGCGCCACCTTGCCAGAGAGGAATAGTTAGCTGTAAGGCAATCGAGTCCGTTTGGCTGCTGGNCTTTATGTCGGACGTTTGGAATTGTTCACCTTCCGTGTATCCTCGGCCGTAATTTGCCGCAAGTGCGACTGTTGGATAACGCGCTGCGCGTGCAGCTTTCGCAGAGTATTTAGAGGTTTCAGTATTTTCTCGCGCAATCAGAAGATCGGGGTTTCCTTTGATTGCGAGGTCTGTCCACGCTTTGCGATCTTCCGGTGTAGGTAATGAGATCGGTAAGTTGTCTGATAGTGGTTGAACAGCATCGTAGAATCGTCCTGTCAGAACGGTTAATGCCTCGTACGAGGTTTCCAGTGCACCTTGGTCATTCAGGCGGGTAACCTTTGCCAAATCGAATGCTGCTTTTGCTTCATGGACATCGGTGATAGCCACCAACCCAACGTTAAAGCGCTGTTGTGTTTGATCGAGTTGCTGCTTAACCGCACGTTCTTCTGCTTGACTCGATTCGAGGTTGTTGTGCGCACGTAAGACACCCAAATAGGCTTCAACGGTACGAACAATGAGCGTTTGTTGGGTTTTGAAGAATTCGTATTCTGCTTGTTTGGTTTGGTGGTCACTGCCTTGCAGAGAATACCACGTTGCCATGTTCAAAATTTGTTGGCCGAGGGTTAGGCTCCATTGGCCACCTGTAGTGCTGGACGAATTGAACGTAGAGGGGTTTATTGACCCGGTAGGGAAGCCACTCGATTCACTTTTCGATTTGTTCTGTCCATAGTTTGCCGTGGCGGCTAGTTGAGGCAAATACGCCGCTAATGCTTGATCCTTCGCCTCTAACCCAGCTTTTAACTGTGCCTTGGCAGCGCGCATAACTAGATCGTTTTCAACCGCATCCTGATAGATTTCCAAAATGTTTTCTGCGTATACTCGCGGAATAAACGCAAGGCTGACCATGCAGCCGAGAAGAGCGATTTTTGAGCGCATGTGGCTTGTAACCTTATTGTCTAATTCTGATTTTTTTAGAAGTATTAGTTTTAATACTACCAAAAGATAACGGAGCGAAAGTACTAAATGTTCGTTAATTATAAGATCATTGAAAATTTCTTCGCTAAGAGTAGTAAATCCTGATGGTAAAGTGTAGGTACAAGGTCGACATACAGGCATATATGGCTGAATGCGAGACCAATTACCGACGGATTGGGAAATTACTACCTAAGGATGCGGATGCTGCCAGTTTTCGGATTGTGTTGCCGAATAAACAGGTTGGCAGGGTTCAATTGCAAGTTACTGAACGCTGCAAATATACCACGATGGTTCGCCTCGACCAGATTACCGGCAGTGAGTGGTTAGACCAGCACTTTGAATTGCGCCTCTACCATGATGCACGTATGGTCGAGGTGATGCCAAAAAGTGGCACGGGGCAGCTGCGTGGGCGCTATGACTATCCGAATGAAAACATGTGGCATGAAGACGAGAAACATCAGCAACACAAATTTTTGTCAGAGTGTTTGTCATATTGTTTGGCGCATGGGTTAAGTGCCCATAACCCCGAAATTATTGGCTGAAACTAATACGTTGTAGGATTGCCTGCCAATTCACACTTTGGTAATGAGTCACACGTTTTGGTATTTTCACAAGTTAATGTGCGTATAATCAGAGTTTTACGGTTGTTTTGGAGCCAGGTTTGCCTTTGAAAGTTCTGCAAATCAGTGACTGCCACCTGCCCGATGTGGCGGGGGATACTTTGCTGGGGCTGGATACAGAAATGACCCTGAAGCGGGTCTGTGAGCATGCTTTTACGCATCATCCAACCCCCGATTTAATTGCCTTAACCGGCGATATTACCAACGGCAAAGAAGATACGGCGTATCACATGCTGCGTGAGCATCTACCGACGGATGTTCCGTTGGCTTGGTTGCCCGGCAATCATGATAATAACCGTGTGATGCAGCCGGTTGTGAGTGACGAATTCCTGCCGTCGTTGACAATGGGTAACTGGTGTTTGACGTTTTTGGATTCATCCATAGATGGCGCGGTTCCTGGCTTGCTCGAAGATGGCGAGGTGCAGCGGATGGACAACGTTTTACGTGGCGCACCGGACAAACACCACCTGATATTCATGCATCATCATTTAAAGCCTGCCGGTTGTGCGTGGCTCGATACGCAAGTCGTCAAAAATGCGCCTCATGTCTTGGGTTTAATGGCCGGCTTCCGGCAGCTAAAAGCAGTTGCTCATGGCCATGTTCATCAGGCTTTCGAACAAAAACATGCGCACTTTGATATTCTTGCGTGCCCCTCAACGTGTTTCCAGTTCAAGCCGTTAAGTGATAACTTTGCACTCGATGATAAAATGCCGGGTTATCGGTATTTCGAGTTATTTGATGATGGCAGTTACATTAGCCGTGTTGAGCGTATCGAATATATTGAATTGCCTATTGATCATAAGGCCGGTGGTTATTAACCTTGGCTGAATGAACAGCCGCCCCCTTATTATTTATATTCACGGATTTCTCAGCTCTGCAAAGGCCTCAAAGGCCCAGTTGATCGATGACTTTATTCAGGATCGGCAGCTGGATGTCGACTTCCTCAGGCCGGATCTTGCATGTTACCCATTGGCTGCGATCGAACAGCTTAATCAATTAATATCCCAATACTCAAATCGCCCGGTATGCTTGGTGGGTAGTTCGTTGGGTGGCTTTTATGCGCGTTATCTGGCGCTGCAGTGGCAGGTAACATCGGTGATGATTAACCCGGCGATTCGGCCGTATGAGTTAATGCATCACTATTTGGGGGTTAACGAGAACCCTTATACCGGTGAGCAATTTACATTGACACCAACACACATGAATGACTTAAAATCCCTTGCCGTTAATCCCGGCCCAGCTTTTGATCGCACGTTGGTACTGATTCAAACAGCAGACGAAGTGCTTAACGCCATTGAGGCCAGCAACTACTATTGTGGTGCTAGTTGCTGGATAGAAAGCGGCGGTGATCATCAATTTCAGGGATTTGAGCGCTATCTGGCGCCTGTATTCGACTGGATATTCAGTCATCAGGCCCCGAAGGCTCACGTAAGCCAATAACAGGAGATACCGACTTGTCTGACTACAACGCACAATCGATAGAAGTTCTGACAGGGTTGGATCCGGTGCGCAAGCGCCCGGGTATGTATACAGAGACTACGCGACCCAACCATCTCGCGCAGGAAGTCATCGATAACAGTGTTGATGAGGCGTTAGCTGGCCACGCTAAGAAAGTTGACGTTATTTTGTTTAAAGACGGGTCTCTGCAAGTCGGGGATGACGGTCGTGGTATGCCGGTGGATATCCATCCAGAGCAAGGCAAGCCAGGTGTTGAGGTGATTTTGTCGACGTTACATGCCGGGGGGAAATTCTCGAATGATAACTATCAGTATTCCGGCGGTTTGCACGGCGTAGGTGTTTCTGTGGTCAACGCATTGTCAACCTTGTTGGATGTCACCATCCGGCGTGATGGACAGGTGCACAACATCCAGTTTCGTAGTGGTGACAAATCTCAGGATCTGAAGGTCGTCGACAGCTGCGGCAAACGAAACACCGGCACTACGGTGCGTTTCTGGCCTGATGCTCAGTACTTCGATAGCGCCAAGTTTTCAGTATCTCGTCTGAAACACGTATTGCGGGCTAAAGCGGTTTTGTGCCCGGGTTTAACCGTTACATTTGTGGACGAAAATGCCGATGAAAAATGTGAATGGTATTACGAAGATGGCTTGAAAGATTATCTGGTATCTAAAACTCGAGAGTATGAAGCGCTGCCGGAAGCCCCTTTTATTGGTCACTTTGAAGGCTCTACCGAAGCCGTAGACTGGGCTGTGCAGTGGTTTGTTGAAAGTGCAGAATTGACTCAAGAAAGTTACGTTAACCTGATTCCGACTGCCCAGGGAGGCACCCATGTTAACGGTTTGCGCACGGGTTTGCTGGATGCCATGCGGGAATATTGCGAATTCCGCAACCTAGTACCCCGCGGTGTGAAGTTGTCGGGTGATGATATTTGGGACAAATGTAACTTTGTGTTGAGTGCAAAATTACAGGATCCGCAGTTTTCCGGTCAAACCAAAGAGCGTTTATCGTCTCGAGAATGCTCGGCGTTTATTTCCGGCGTAGCAAAAGATTCGTTCAGTCTGTGGCTGAATCAGCATACTGAAGAAGCCGATAAACTGGCTGAAATGGTGATTAGTAACGCGCAAACGCGTCTGAAAAAAGCCAAAAAAGTTGTCCGTAAAAAGGTCACACAAGGGCCAGCCTTGCCGGGTAAGTTAGCGGATTGTTCCGGGCAAGATGCCATGGCCGGTGAGCTATTCTTGGTTGAGGGTGATTCAGCTGGAGGGTCTGCCAAGCAAGCGCGTGATCGCATATTTCAGGCGATTATGCCGTTGCGAGGGAAGATTCTGAATACCTGGGAAGTGGATCCATCACAAGTTTTGGCTTCTCAGGAGGTACATGATATTTCTGTCGCCGTCGGTGTTGATCCTGGCTCTGATGATATTACTCAGTTGCGCTACGGTAAGGTTTGTATTCTTGCTGATGCGGACTCCGATGGTGCGCACATAGCGACATTGTTATGCGCATTATTTGTTAAGCATTTTCGGCCGTTAGTAGCAGCGGGCCATGTGTATGTTGCTATGCCGCCTTTATTTCGTATTGATGTGGGTAAAGAAGTTTTTTACGCCCTTGATGAAGCTGAGCGCGAAGGTATTCTGAATCGCATCGAAGCTGAAAAGAAAAAGGGTAAAATTCAAGTGACTCGCTTTAAAGGGCTGGGTGAAATGAACCCTCTGCAGTTACGTGAAACTGTTATGAATAAAGACACACGACGTCTTCTTCAATTAGGAATTGAAGAAGACGATAACACCGATGAAATGATGGATATGTTGCTCGGTAAAAAACGCGCAGCGGACCGTCGTCAGTGGCTAGAATCGAAAGGCGATCTTGCGGAGGTGTAGTAAGTCACCTTCAGCCATAGGCTAGCGCCTGTGGCTTATCCAGCCAACCGAAAACTAGCCTTGCAGGTGTGATGAGCCTCGTAGTTCATTCTATCAACAGACAAGCACGTCCGTCCGATCAAAATGTTGATGGGGTCGGAGCGCAGTGACAAAAAGTCTTCCTCTCCATATATCGACGTATTCACCTCTCTAATCTTTTAATCATACCTTCCATGAAACTAACTGACGGGTTGTCAGTTCTAGATTCCTAGTTTCTAGGATGGGTAAACGATGAAAAACAATTCTATTACGCGCTCGCTGATAGTCTTTTTCGGTAGCTTCGGTGTATCCAGCTTGTCATTGCATGCTTCGGCTCAAGTGCCAGAATCTGTTGAGCGTTTGTTGTCTGCACCCAGCTTCGCCCGAGCAGTGGGCGGCCAAAGCCAAACTGCGCAACCAAAACAGCCGCTTGTTTATGTCAGCTTGAAAGGCGAGGAGCTAGCGCGCCTGAAAGCACTGTCGGCACAACGGCCGGAGCTTGAAATCAGTGCTCACCAAAGAAATGGCGTCACAACGTTTATCCTCTCACCGAATGCCATTACAGCACTGGCTGCGCTCCAGCAGCAGGATGCTGTCACGTGGCTGGAAACGACATTTCCAGGTGTATTGAATATTGGTTTGATAAGCGCTGGCGGTGAAGAGCCCATGACGGAAACGGATTCGTTAGTGCCAATGCACGACGAGGATATTCCGCTGTCGTTTCCCGAAGCCCAGTGGATGGGCTTGAGCGCTTTCTGGCAAGGCCTGAATATTCAAGGTCGAGCGATGAACGTCGGTGTGCTCGACAGCGGCTTTAAATCCATCGTGCCGGATGAATTCGATCCGTTCCCTCGAAAGAACTATGTCAGTAAATACCGTATTCATGGTGCTTTTACGGCGGCAAATAATGGTGAAGATAAACCGCTGAATCATCGGTCATCAAGCGCGGAGTTAAACAACCCGTATTACGGCGACCGTAACAATGGTTCAGAGAAAAAACAATATCATATTGTCGGATTGCGCAGTGGTCACGGCACACAAACGAGCTGTGCGGCGACCGGTGGTTATGTGAATGACGAGGCAAATGGAATTAGTGCTGTGCCGCGCGGGGCTTCCTATGCGGCGAGGCTGGTATTTGACTTTGCCGGTGACGAAACGGTGCAGATTGATCCGGCGACCGGCGAATATGTTGATAAAACCGTCGCCCTTAAAACCACCATGGATAGCCTAGCGTGGATCAGCCGGCAAGGTATTGATATGCTCAATTACAGTTTTGGTCATGGTGAGCAGTACGCGCAGGCATGGATAGGGGGAACATACCAACCAGAGCAGATGGTGAGCCCCTATTCGACGATTGCCCGTGAATTTGATCGAGCTGCTTATCTCAATGATTTCCTGTTTTTTAAATCGGCAGGCAATCGATCTGTCACCGGTGACCCCTATGCATTCACGCTTACCGAGCCTGCGGATACCTACAACGGCATCGTGGTGGGCAATATGAATCCCTATTATGTCGAAGATGCTGATGATGATCTTACCGTGCGTAAACCAAGGTCGGCCCATCATCTGAGAGTGGCTAGTGCCCGTGGCCCAACCTTGGATGGACGCAGAAAGCCCGACATAGTTGCCCCTGGCAGTTACGTGGTGAGCTGTACCGTGCCCTATATCGATAACGAGCGTGAAGATTATCGGGCCGTTGCTGAGGCTAGGCCGGTAACCGGCACCAGCATTGCAGCTCCTTTGGCTGAAGGTGTTGCAGGATTGGTCAAAGAAGCCGTGCTCACTCAAGATGCGAGTTCATGGAATTTGTCGGATCAGGCTCCGCGCTTCAGCATGGCAGTAAAAGCTATTTTAATTAACAGTGCCGACAATCGTATGCCAACAAAGTATGAAGCGAGCCGGCAAGAAGGTGCGTTAGGTAAAGAGGCTACTATCTGGCCTGACCCAACAAACGCTCAATGGAATAATGGTTATGGCTTTGGTTACATCAGTGCAGCACAGGCTGCCAAAGAGTATGACCATGTCATTCAAGATGCGGTGGGTATCGGGGAAGTAAAATATTATCAGGTGGTTCACAAAAACGCGGATCCGGCGGATATCAAAGTTACCCTTACGTGGGAAAAACGCTATCCCTCCAATCATGAACACAAACTGTATGACTACGGCTACCCATTAACGCCGTTGCGGATCACGTTAACGCAAGGCAACGCTAAGCGTGGTCAGATCTGGCAAATGGAAGACACCAGTTTGATCGCAAAGACGATGACGCAGCATAAAATCGGTCGCACTGTTTATGATTATTCCTCGAACCCTTGGGATACCCGGCAGCAAACATACACGCCTTATAACAATGTATTGCAGGTGAAAGGTGCCGATAACAAACACATCAAAAGCAGCTGTATCGAAGTGTCCGTCGTGCCTGATCAGGTTAAGCGCATTGTTGGTACAAAGACGGAACTGTATGCGCTAGCGTCGAATGTGGTTTTAACACCTGTTGAGAGCTGTTCTGTAGAGGCTGCATATAGGCCTTATCAAGCGGTCGATTCACAAGCTGGATTAACGAATCGCTAACAAAGTTGCATTGGTTCAATTCGATCGATTGTATCCATCACTCGACAACGGGGCATTTCGCGCTAATCAAATAGCGATTCAATGTCTCAACGTCGGGTGCGAATTGCAATAGTCGGTAAATTGCATGAAACGCCCGTTGTCCAAAATTATTGCCGGAGCACACCTAGCAGCGAAAGCCAGTACTGGTACTTTTCTTGTCGAAGCACTTTCCGATCCTTTCAGATCGCATCTAATCAGAATGTTTGAGACCCCTTTCGGGGTAATGTCGATTCGAGACGGCGGCGATCAAGCCGCGGGAAGCTAGGCTCGCCCGAATACAATTTCTGGGTGCCGATTAACCCAAGCCGAGTATCACGATTAAAATTTATAGTGGAGTATAAAATAAATATTTCAGTATGTGATATTAAGTTAATGAATGTAGTCAATTTTTATAATTCTTGAATTTTTTGTCATTTTTTAAAGTAATGATATGGATTTATTTTTGTATATTTTATGTTTCGAGTGGGTAAAAAATACCTAGCCTAACGGTAAATTCTACTATTGATGTGGAGTGTTATATCGTAAATGTGTTCTTCTATTGTCTATTTATTATGAAAAATCTACCGTCGAAAAGGTCGTTGTATCGCCTTTGGTTATGTTTATGATTTGAGATGTTCAGATGGATATTTGACTATGCACAAGTGTTTCACTTGGATGTTGTTTTTGAATATTGAACGGCGTTAGATTGATCCGCTTTATCAACAGTAGACACCTCGTTAAGCAAGTAAAATTGCTAACTGAGGTGAAACATGACTAAAAGCCCCAACCCCGAAAACGTCATAACGATGAATTCAAAGCTGAAGCCTTATTGTTGGCTGAAAAAATCGATGTAACCAAGGCTGCTGACCAGCTTGGATTACATGGCTCGCAGATCTATCAGTGGCGAGCGGCAGCTGAGAAAAAGAGCAATACCAGTGAGCGTGAGAGTAAGAGTAATCTAGCCACCGAAAATGCCAAACTCAAACGGGAGAAAGCCGAGCTGGAAAAGGAGGTTGAATTTCTAAAAAAGGCGGCAGCCTACTTCGCGAAGAACCCAAAGTAGTGCGTTTCCGGTTCATTCAACAGCATGGCCAGCATCTGAGCATCAGCTTTCTCTGTCAGGCGCTAGCAGTATCGCGAAGTGGGTATTATCAGTGGAACTTGAAACGAGACGCCCCCAGCCCTAGCCGACAAGCTCAGCAACAACGAGATAGAGCAATTAGTGAGGCCTTTGACGATTCCAAAAGCCGTGACGGTGCACGTCGTATTCAGGCTGAGCTGGTCGATCAGGGGATGTGTCACGACATAAAAACCATCGCAGACAGTATGAAACGGCAAAGTCTAATCCCCAAGGCAGCAAAGAAATTTAAGGTCACCACAGACAGTAACCATACATTATAGGTAGCCCCTAATCTGCTGGATAGGGACTTCAATGCTGATGCCCCGAATCAAAAGTGGGCAGGTGATATCACTTATCTGTACACCAGCGAGGGCTGGCTGTATCTAGCGGTGATGATCGATCTTTACTCACGGGCGGTGATTGGCTGGTCAATGTCATCAAGGATGACAGCGGACTTAGTCTGTGATGCGCTGAAGATGGCGTTGTTCCGACGTAGTTTCCCTGAAGACGTTATCGTACACAGTGACCGTGGTAGCCAGTACTGCTCAGGCGCTTACCGCGGGCTGATTGAAGAGAGAAAGCTGCAACAGAGTATGGGCCGTCGTGGGGATTGCTGGGACAATGCCTGTGTAGAAAGTTTCTTCCATTCCTTCAAAGTGGAAGCGATTCACGATGAGCCGTTAATGAATCGAGAAGAGATGCGCCGAGCGGTGTTCGAATATATTGAAGTTGATTACAATCGAAAAAGGCGCCACAGTGCGTTGGGTTATTTGAGCCCTGAGAAATACGAAATGAAATTAGTCGCTTAACGAGTGCCCACTTTTACTGGGGCAGATCATATCCAGCGGAATGCCGACATGGTGCATGCCAGCATGGGCACTGATACCGTTATCATGAGTGTTGTGAATGGTGAATATTATGGCGTTAATGATGTCGGATCGATGATATGGAAACTTCTCGAGTGTGATATTACGTTTACGCAGTTAGTGGAAAAACTATCGAACCATTATGGTATTGACGCTTCGAATGGCATGAGAGCCAGAAATTGTAAAGCGCTGTGCGTCTACACAGCGCTTTTTTTGTGCGAATTAATCAATCGTCGCGGTTTAATATGCCGTCCAAATCTTTGTCGAGTGCCATTTGATGTCCGGCTCCTGGAACCTCGCAGGTAAAGGTCAGGTGATTATTTGCCGTTTTTGCGCGTTCGATTAGCGCGTCGCTGTCGAGTATTGCATCAGATTTTGCATCGGGGTGGAACGATTGGTTTGTTGGCATAAACAAGTAGGATTTTGCCTTTCCATCAATGATGCCATGCGCGACTAAATCGCATTCATGGGCATTAGGGCCGAGTATCTTAGACGCAAAACGGGTACTGGCTCGACGCATCAACAGCTCTAGGCGGTCTAGGTGGGCATCATCTGCGGTGCTCGATAGCGTCACTTGCTGACCAACAATCGGTGCAAGGTCACTTTCGAATTCCATCAAGTACTGCACCAGAGCCTGGCGCACGTTGTCATTTGGAATTCCCACATGGCCTGCGTTAAATGCGCAGCCATAACGTGCATCCAATCCTGGCGGGCAAGGTAGTTCGCCATTATCGAAAACGCCGCCTTTCAGGAAGTTAAACAGCAAATCAGTTGCACCGTCGTGCAAGAAACCAAACCCGCGAATTTGATCCCGCTGATGTGTGCGTGTATTTGACGGCAAGAAGCCGATACGATCCGGCAGGCCGAACATGCCAACGCGGGTATACAAGTTACGCAGTTGTGGCACCTTGAGGATCTGAATCTCACCACCGTGAGCAATCTCGCCACGCGTGCCATAGAAGCCTTTAGCCGGATCCAAGCCATGACAGCCTTCACAGTTAACACCATCTTGCTCTGGGCCGTTGCGTCGTGAGTCTTGGGCTAAACCATCAGAACGTCGGTTGCCGGTGAAAAATGCCTTGCCGGTTGAAGCCGACGCTGAAAGCGAATTATCGAGTTGGCGAATCGGGTTTGGTGGCATTTGGGTATGCAGCATAAAGTCTGCGAGGTCGTCGACCTGTTGTTCAAGCGTTATAACATCGGC includes:
- the waaA gene encoding 3-deoxy-D-manno-octulosonic acid transferase, which codes for MRLYWRSLKSIGYRQRIYERFGQVPARKDDSPLLWVHAVSVGETIAATPLIQQWQAQHPDWRICVTTTTPTGSDRVRAAFGDSVLHYYLPYDVPSFIQRFIKRLKPSALVIMETELWPNLLAICSEQGIPSILANGRMSERSMRGYRKLGSLTRPMFEQLRVISAQSTVDASRFVALGTPDAHVVTTGSIKFDVSISDEVLDRRDALAQQLHIAGRKVCVFASTHPGEDEQLLPLIQQLYATDKRFLAVIVPRHPERFDAVVGLCQQQAVPAIRVTDSRPVSASTAVVVGDTMGDMLAFYGLADAAFIGGSLIDHGGHNFLEAAAWGIPIFSGKHVFNFQSVADELVKAEGLTLVQDVNGLQTLLGSWLVEPRPWNKTGEAALQVLDENRGALDRLMAILESALIDQHAVVEAKS
- the tolC gene encoding Outer membrane protein TolC produces the protein MRSKIALLGCMVSLAFIPRVYAENILEIYQDAVENDLVMRAAKAQLKAGLEAKDQALAAYLPQLAATANYGQNKSKSESSGFPTGSINPSTFNSSSTTGGQWSLTLGQQILNMATWYSLQGSDHQTKQAEYEFFKTQQTLIVRTVEAYLGVLRAHNNLESSQAEERAVKQQLDQTQQRFNVGLVAITDVHEAKAAFDLAKVTRLNDQGALETSYEALTVLTGRFYDAVQPLSDNLPISLPTPEDRKAWTDLAIKGNPDLLIARENTETSKYSAKAARAARYPTVALAANYGRGYTEGEQFQTSDIKXSSQTDSIALQLTIPLWQGGALDSRARQANFRFEQARENMGSQQRQVVQQVRSSHIDVLTSIQQVSARKLSIVSAQSALDATQAGYNYGTRNIVDVLNAQRTLYQAQRDYGNSRYDYINDLLRLKQSAGVLTPQDILALNQWIEQQKQAVRNPGSMAAY
- the cpdA gene encoding 3',5'-cyclic adenosine monophosphate phosphodiesterase CpdA; amino-acid sequence: MPLKVLQISDCHLPDVAGDTLLGLDTEMTLKRVCEHAFTHHPTPDLIALTGDITNGKEDTAYHMLREHLPTDVPLAWLPGNHDNNRVMQPVVSDEFLPSLTMGNWCLTFLDSSIDGAVPGLLEDGEVQRMDNVLRGAPDKHHLIFMHHHLKPAGCAWLDTQVVKNAPHVLGLMAGFRQLKAVAHGHVHQAFEQKHAHFDILACPSTCFQFKPLSDNFALDDKMPGYRYFELFDDGSYISRVERIEYIELPIDHKAGGY
- the parE gene encoding DNA topoisomerase 4 subunit B produces the protein MSDYNAQSIEVLTGLDPVRKRPGMYTETTRPNHLAQEVIDNSVDEALAGHAKKVDVILFKDGSLQVGDDGRGMPVDIHPEQGKPGVEVILSTLHAGGKFSNDNYQYSGGLHGVGVSVVNALSTLLDVTIRRDGQVHNIQFRSGDKSQDLKVVDSCGKRNTGTTVRFWPDAQYFDSAKFSVSRLKHVLRAKAVLCPGLTVTFVDENADEKCEWYYEDGLKDYLVSKTREYEALPEAPFIGHFEGSTEAVDWAVQWFVESAELTQESYVNLIPTAQGGTHVNGLRTGLLDAMREYCEFRNLVPRGVKLSGDDIWDKCNFVLSAKLQDPQFSGQTKERLSSRECSAFISGVAKDSFSLWLNQHTEEADKLAEMVISNAQTRLKKAKKVVRKKVTQGPALPGKLADCSGQDAMAGELFLVEGDSAGGSAKQARDRIFQAIMPLRGKILNTWEVDPSQVLASQEVHDISVAVGVDPGSDDITQLRYGKVCILADADSDGAHIATLLCALFVKHFRPLVAAGHVYVAMPPLFRIDVGKEVFYALDEAEREGILNRIEAEKKKGKIQVTRFKGLGEMNPLQLRETVMNKDTRRLLQLGIEEDDNTDEMMDMLLGKKRAADRRQWLESKGDLAEV
- the aprX gene encoding Serine protease AprX translates to MKNNSITRSLIVFFGSFGVSSLSLHASAQVPESVERLLSAPSFARAVGGQSQTAQPKQPLVYVSLKGEELARLKALSAQRPELEISAHQRNGVTTFILSPNAITALAALQQQDAVTWLETTFPGVLNIGLISAGGEEPMTETDSLVPMHDEDIPLSFPEAQWMGLSAFWQGLNIQGRAMNVGVLDSGFKSIVPDEFDPFPRKNYVSKYRIHGAFTAANNGEDKPLNHRSSSAELNNPYYGDRNNGSEKKQYHIVGLRSGHGTQTSCAATGGYVNDEANGISAVPRGASYAARLVFDFAGDETVQIDPATGEYVDKTVALKTTMDSLAWISRQGIDMLNYSFGHGEQYAQAWIGGTYQPEQMVSPYSTIAREFDRAAYLNDFLFFKSAGNRSVTGDPYAFTLTEPADTYNGIVVGNMNPYYVEDADDDLTVRKPRSAHHLRVASARGPTLDGRRKPDIVAPGSYVVSCTVPYIDNEREDYRAVAEARPVTGTSIAAPLAEGVAGLVKEAVLTQDASSWNLSDQAPRFSMAVKAILINSADNRMPTKYEASRQEGALGKEATIWPDPTNAQWNNGYGFGYISAAQAAKEYDHVIQDAVGIGEVKYYQVVHKNADPADIKVTLTWEKRYPSNHEHKLYDYGYPLTPLRITLTQGNAKRGQIWQMEDTSLIAKTMTQHKIGRTVYDYSSNPWDTRQQTYTPYNNVLQVKGADNKHIKSSCIEVSVVPDQVKRIVGTKTELYALASNVVLTPVESCSVEAAYRPYQAVDSQAGLTNR